From a single Nostoc edaphicum CCNP1411 genomic region:
- a CDS encoding pentapeptide repeat-containing protein, with product MQRLDTKLALDKFWHQGLAFLLGIIIWCVADPALAVDWTHPLSFSNAELSRRDFSGESLQAAEFSNANMELANFSNADLRGAVMSASVMTKANLHGADLTNAMVDQVNLTKADLSDAVFKEALLLRAIFNDVNIDGADFTDAILDRAQIKELCAKASGVNSKTGVQTRDSLGCQ from the coding sequence ATGCAGCGATTAGACACCAAATTAGCTCTCGATAAATTTTGGCACCAAGGGTTGGCGTTCCTTCTCGGAATTATTATCTGGTGCGTGGCTGATCCCGCATTGGCAGTAGACTGGACTCATCCCCTTTCATTTAGCAATGCAGAGTTGTCAAGACGCGATTTTTCTGGTGAAAGCTTGCAAGCAGCGGAGTTTTCTAACGCCAATATGGAACTGGCTAACTTTTCAAACGCTGACTTACGGGGAGCAGTCATGAGCGCTTCGGTGATGACAAAAGCAAATCTCCACGGAGCGGATTTAACGAATGCAATGGTTGATCAGGTAAACTTGACTAAGGCAGACTTGAGCGATGCAGTTTTCAAAGAAGCTCTTTTGCTCCGCGCCATCTTTAATGATGTGAATATAGACGGTGCAGATTTTACAGATGCAATTTTGGATAGGGCGCAAATCAAAGAACTGTGCGCGAAAGCCAGTGGTGTGAATTCCAAAACAGGCGTGCAA